A stretch of the Chitiniphilus purpureus genome encodes the following:
- the rplS gene encoding 50S ribosomal protein L19, translating into MNLIQQLEQEEIARLGKTVPEFAPGDTVIVQVKVKEGNRERLQAYEGVVIAKKNRGLNSAFTVRKISAGTGVERTFQTYSPLVAAIEVKRRGDVRRAKLYYLRDRSGKSARIKEKLPARKTEQAAG; encoded by the coding sequence ATGAACCTGATCCAGCAACTGGAACAAGAAGAAATCGCCCGCCTGGGCAAGACCGTGCCCGAGTTCGCCCCTGGCGACACCGTGATCGTTCAGGTCAAGGTCAAGGAAGGTAACCGCGAGCGGCTGCAGGCGTATGAAGGCGTGGTCATCGCCAAGAAGAACCGCGGTCTGAACAGCGCCTTCACCGTGCGCAAGATCTCCGCCGGTACCGGTGTCGAGCGGACTTTCCAGACCTACTCGCCGCTCGTCGCCGCGATTGAAGTGAAGCGCCGCGGTGATGTGCGTCGCGCCAAGCTCTACTATCTGCGCGATCGCTCCGGCAAGTCGGCCCGGATCAAGGAAAAACTGCCGGCACGCAAGACCGAGCAGGCTGCCGGTTAA
- the ffh gene encoding signal recognition particle protein — MFENLSGRLGNVVKTLRGNARLTESNVQDALRDVRMALLEADVALPVVKQFIADVKERALGQEVIGSLTPGQALIGVVYEELTKLMGAHNDALNLAAVPPAVILMAGLQGAGKTTTSGKLAKRLKEEHRKKVLLVSADVYRPAAIEQLKTLAAQLDVEWFPSDVTQRPVEIALAALDHAKRHFHDVLIVDTAGRLAIDEAMMAEIQALHAAIKPVETLFVVDAMQGQDAVNTAQAFGAALPLTGVVLTKMDGDARGGAALSVRHVTGKPIKFIGVGEKLTGLEPFYPDRVASRILDMGDVLSLIEDVQKTVDEAEALRMMKKVKSGKGFDLEDFKLQIQQMKKMGGMSALLDKLPGAGQLTELANNQASDKAVARIEGIINSMTPQERRKPELLKASRKRRIAAGAGVSVQEVNRLLNQFEQTQKMMKQFSKGGMAKMMRSMKGMLPGL, encoded by the coding sequence ATGTTTGAGAATCTCTCCGGTCGTCTGGGCAATGTCGTCAAAACGTTGCGCGGCAATGCGCGGCTGACCGAATCCAATGTCCAGGACGCGTTGCGCGATGTACGCATGGCGCTCTTGGAGGCCGACGTGGCGTTGCCCGTCGTCAAGCAGTTCATCGCCGACGTCAAGGAGCGTGCGCTGGGTCAGGAGGTGATCGGCAGCCTCACCCCAGGCCAGGCCTTGATCGGCGTGGTGTACGAAGAACTGACCAAGCTGATGGGGGCGCACAACGATGCGCTCAACCTTGCCGCGGTGCCGCCGGCGGTGATCCTGATGGCCGGCCTGCAGGGCGCCGGCAAGACCACCACCTCAGGCAAGCTCGCCAAGCGGCTCAAGGAAGAGCACAGGAAAAAGGTGCTGCTGGTATCGGCCGACGTCTATCGACCGGCTGCGATCGAGCAGTTGAAGACCTTGGCGGCGCAGCTGGACGTCGAATGGTTTCCCTCGGACGTGACGCAACGGCCGGTGGAGATCGCCCTGGCTGCGCTCGATCACGCCAAGCGGCATTTCCATGATGTATTGATCGTCGACACCGCCGGGCGTCTTGCCATCGACGAAGCGATGATGGCGGAGATCCAGGCGCTGCACGCCGCGATCAAGCCGGTCGAGACGTTGTTCGTGGTCGATGCGATGCAGGGGCAGGATGCGGTGAATACCGCACAGGCGTTCGGTGCAGCACTGCCGCTGACCGGGGTGGTGCTGACCAAGATGGACGGCGATGCGCGGGGCGGGGCGGCACTGTCGGTGCGCCATGTCACCGGCAAGCCGATCAAGTTCATCGGCGTGGGCGAAAAGCTGACCGGGCTGGAGCCGTTCTATCCGGACCGCGTGGCAAGCCGAATTCTCGACATGGGGGATGTGCTCAGCCTGATCGAGGATGTCCAGAAGACGGTCGACGAGGCCGAAGCCCTCAGGATGATGAAGAAGGTGAAGTCCGGCAAGGGCTTCGACCTGGAGGACTTCAAGCTGCAGATCCAGCAGATGAAGAAGATGGGGGGCATGTCCGCACTGCTGGACAAGCTTCCCGGGGCCGGGCAGTTGACCGAGCTGGCCAACAATCAGGCTTCCGACAAGGCGGTGGCGCGGATCGAAGGCATCATCAATTCGATGACGCCGCAGGAGCGGCGCAAGCCCGAACTGCTCAAGGCCAGCCGCAAGCGCCGCATCGCTGCCGGTGCCGGGGTGTCGGTGCAGGAGGTCAACCGCCTCCTCAACCAGTTCGAGCAGACCCAAAAGATGATGAAGCAGTTCTCCAAGGGGGGGATGGCCAAGATGATGCGGAGCATGAAAGGGATGTTGCCGGGCCTGTAG
- the trmD gene encoding tRNA (guanosine(37)-N1)-methyltransferase TrmD, translated as MPERRVLFDAVSIFPEMFDAITRHGVTQRAVELGIFDFQAWNPRDFTQDNYRRVDDRPYGGGPGMVMLPEPLELAINAARARQQAAGVAPRVVYLSPQGAQLSHVRVGQLATCEGLVLLCGRYEGVDERVLASLVDEEVSIGDYVLSGGELPAMVLIDAIVRQLPGVLNTAASAQEDSFVDGLLDCPHYTRPEVYRGMAVPEVLLSGNHANIRRWRLKQALGRTWLRRPDLLAARRQTKEEDRLLAEFQAEHRSVGPASLQGAEGTSSHKE; from the coding sequence ATGCCCGAACGCCGCGTGCTGTTTGATGCGGTGAGCATCTTCCCGGAGATGTTCGACGCCATCACCCGCCATGGGGTGACGCAGCGCGCGGTCGAGCTGGGCATTTTCGATTTCCAGGCGTGGAATCCGCGCGATTTCACGCAGGACAATTACCGCAGGGTCGATGACCGGCCCTATGGTGGTGGCCCAGGCATGGTGATGTTGCCGGAGCCGCTGGAGCTGGCAATCAATGCAGCCCGGGCGCGGCAGCAGGCGGCGGGCGTGGCACCGCGGGTGGTCTACCTGTCGCCGCAAGGCGCGCAGCTGAGCCATGTGCGGGTGGGGCAGTTGGCGACGTGCGAAGGGCTTGTGCTCTTGTGCGGCCGCTACGAAGGGGTTGATGAGCGGGTGCTGGCGTCTCTGGTCGATGAGGAAGTCTCGATCGGTGACTACGTGCTCTCGGGTGGCGAGCTGCCGGCCATGGTGCTGATCGACGCCATCGTGCGTCAGCTGCCAGGCGTGCTCAACACGGCAGCGAGCGCGCAGGAAGATTCGTTTGTGGACGGGTTGCTCGATTGCCCGCACTACACCCGTCCAGAGGTTTACCGCGGCATGGCGGTCCCGGAGGTACTGCTTTCGGGAAATCATGCCAACATCAGGCGCTGGCGCTTGAAGCAGGCATTGGGGCGTACATGGTTGCGCCGTCCGGATTTGCTTGCGGCACGCCGGCAGACAAAAGAGGAAGATCGTCTTCTGGCTGAATTTCAGGCGGAGCACCGCAGTGTCGGGCCCGCTTCCCTGCAAGGGGCAGAAGGTACGTCTTCGCACAAGGAGTAA
- a CDS encoding methylated-DNA--[protein]-cysteine S-methyltransferase: MPLMHPIVFDEYHAILASPIGPLGLVESAAGEMALIDFLPHAAPLRPPASVVLREAARQLDAYFRSPDFVFDLPCRLDGTAHQLAVWQQIAAIPCGQLLRYAEIARRIGSVPRAVGGACGRNPLPIIIPCHRVVAANGLGGFNANRNGIDWLPIKRQLLVHEGIL; the protein is encoded by the coding sequence ATGCCACTGATGCATCCGATTGTCTTTGACGAATACCACGCCATCCTGGCGAGCCCGATCGGGCCGCTCGGGTTGGTCGAGAGCGCGGCCGGCGAGATGGCGCTGATCGATTTCCTGCCCCATGCTGCGCCACTGCGTCCACCGGCAAGCGTCGTATTGCGCGAGGCGGCACGGCAGCTGGACGCCTATTTTCGATCCCCTGATTTTGTTTTCGATTTGCCTTGCCGCCTGGATGGCACTGCCCATCAACTCGCGGTGTGGCAGCAGATCGCGGCCATTCCCTGTGGCCAACTGCTTCGCTATGCCGAAATCGCCCGGCGTATCGGTTCGGTGCCGCGGGCGGTCGGTGGCGCCTGCGGGCGCAACCCGCTGCCCATCATCATTCCCTGCCATCGCGTCGTCGCAGCCAACGGTCTTGGCGGTTTCAATGCCAACCGCAACGGCATTGACTGGTTGCCGATCAAGCGTCAACTGCTGGTGCACGAAGGCATCCTGTGA
- a CDS encoding cytochrome C assembly family protein yields MPVPWLALTALALYVLLGWQFCRTRLAAAAPARPGLENAGLLLALALHGLALWPPLANPPLHFGAAEALSMTAWLALLVYLVGQLSFPLDGLQPPLLALVIALLGASLLLPAGHLLTYPQNALSRLHFLAAMLAYGLLANAAGIALLMRIADQRLHRADAHLLVQKLPPLMSLERLLFACIGLGFGWLTLALATGALFSEEVFGKALQFNHKIVLSFAAWLVFGGLLIGRHLKGWRGRTATRTTLIGFCLLLLAYIGSRLVFEAILQRA; encoded by the coding sequence ATGCCCGTGCCCTGGCTCGCCCTTACCGCGCTTGCACTGTATGTCCTGCTTGGCTGGCAGTTCTGCCGAACCCGCCTTGCCGCCGCAGCGCCAGCCCGACCCGGCCTCGAGAATGCGGGCCTGTTGCTGGCATTGGCATTGCATGGATTGGCACTGTGGCCACCGCTGGCCAACCCACCCTTGCATTTCGGTGCGGCCGAAGCGCTGTCGATGACGGCATGGCTTGCACTGCTGGTCTACCTGGTGGGGCAATTGTCCTTTCCACTGGATGGCTTGCAGCCACCACTGCTGGCGCTGGTGATCGCGCTGTTGGGCGCAAGCCTGCTGCTGCCGGCAGGCCATCTCTTAACCTATCCGCAGAATGCGCTGTCGCGGCTGCACTTTTTGGCGGCGATGCTGGCCTACGGGCTGCTCGCCAACGCGGCCGGCATCGCGCTGCTGATGCGCATTGCCGATCAGCGGCTCCATCGCGCCGATGCGCATCTGCTGGTGCAAAAGCTGCCGCCGCTGATGTCGCTGGAGCGGCTGTTGTTCGCATGCATCGGCCTCGGTTTTGGCTGGCTGACGCTTGCGCTGGCCACCGGAGCCCTCTTCAGCGAGGAGGTGTTTGGCAAGGCCCTGCAATTCAATCACAAGATCGTGCTGTCGTTCGCCGCCTGGCTGGTATTTGGCGGGCTGCTGATTGGACGGCACCTGAAAGGGTGGCGGGGTCGTACGGCGACCCGGACGACCCTGATCGGGTTTTGTCTGTTGCTTCTGGCATACATCGGCTCACGCCTGGTGTTTGAGGCCATCCTGCAACGCGCCTGA
- the rimM gene encoding ribosome maturation factor RimM (Essential for efficient processing of 16S rRNA), producing the protein MGYVSGAFGIRGWINVVADTEHADSLLEYGTWWLWQGGQWRAYSFEEGQVQPKKLAAKLEGVDDRDTAFALKGCQVAVPRSAMPAPADDEYYWADLVGMTVANTPGEVLGVVERLFETGANDVLVVKDGDKERLLPFVAQVVLKVDLASRTITVDWDLDY; encoded by the coding sequence ATGGGATATGTGAGCGGGGCTTTTGGCATTCGCGGTTGGATCAACGTCGTCGCCGATACGGAGCACGCCGACAGCCTGCTTGAGTACGGAACCTGGTGGCTGTGGCAGGGTGGGCAGTGGCGGGCGTATTCCTTCGAGGAAGGCCAGGTCCAGCCCAAGAAGCTTGCAGCCAAGCTCGAGGGCGTTGATGACCGCGATACGGCATTCGCCCTCAAGGGCTGCCAGGTGGCGGTTCCACGCAGCGCAATGCCGGCGCCGGCAGACGACGAGTACTACTGGGCCGATCTGGTCGGCATGACCGTGGCCAATACGCCGGGCGAGGTGCTGGGTGTGGTGGAGCGCCTGTTCGAGACGGGGGCCAACGACGTGCTGGTCGTCAAGGATGGCGACAAGGAGCGACTGCTGCCCTTCGTGGCGCAGGTGGTCTTGAAGGTGGACCTGGCATCCCGGACGATCACGGTCGACTGGGATCTCGACTACTAG
- the rpsP gene encoding 30S ribosomal protein S16, translated as MVVIRLARGGAKDRPFYNVVVTDSRNRRDGRFVERLGFYDPLAKEGQESVRVALDRLNYWVGVGAKPSDSVARLIKQYKPAA; from the coding sequence ATGGTTGTGATTCGTCTTGCTCGTGGCGGCGCCAAAGATCGCCCTTTCTACAACGTCGTCGTGACCGATTCGCGCAATCGTCGCGATGGCCGCTTTGTCGAGCGTCTGGGCTTTTATGATCCGCTCGCCAAGGAAGGCCAGGAAAGCGTGCGTGTGGCCCTCGACCGGTTGAACTACTGGGTCGGCGTCGGTGCCAAGCCGAGCGATTCCGTCGCGCGTCTGATCAAGCAGTACAAGCCGGCCGCCTAA